GGTGAGGGATTTGAACCCCCGGCCTTCGGTTTACAAAACCGCTGCACTACCGCTGTGCTAACCCGGCAACGACATGAACGGGAACGCGGGATCGTCGCGATGCGAGATCTGTCGACCGGCGGCAGGGCGCGATCGTGTTCCCGTATGCGCCTTTCTGCCTTTCCCGCCGCCATGGGTCAAGGGTTGGGTCGGGCGCCTGCCATATTCATGCCGGTTTTATCCTGTTGGAAGGGGCGCAGGGAAAAGGGGCGTCGTCTCCGGGAAACCGGAAGGCCGCTGCGCCGTTTTTTGAAACTGGAGGCCGGGTCGAACCCGGCCCGCGACTGAGACGAGTATTCTGGATTTCTAATGATGCTGAATTCGACAATCATCGAAATCGATGGCATTTTCCTGGGCACGGCGATCCTGGTCGCCGGTAGCCGCCTTCTGCGGTTCTATGCCGTTCATGACAGCGTCCGCGCGCTGCACAACCAGGTCCTGCCGGACCTGGCGGCGCTGCGCCACGCGGTGGGCCTGCATTTCCGCCGGGTCCTGAAGCGGCGGGGCCGCCCGGACCAGGGCTGCTGAATCAGGGCGGCGGACTTAGGGGGGGCTTGCGTCAGGGCTGCTGGTACAGCAGCCGGGCGCGGATCGTGCCCTTTAGGTTGCGCAACCGGGCGAGGATGCGATTGTCCTTGTCGATATCCCGGCCGGTATCGGCCTCGACCACCACATAGCCCAGCTCGCCGTCGGTCTGCAGGTACTGGGCGGTGATGTTGCTGTTCTCGCTCATGAAGATCTCGTTGATCTGCAGCATGATGCCGGGAACATTGCTGTGGACGTGCATGAAGCGCGTGCCGCGCGGGCTTTCGGGCAGTTGCACCGTCGGGAAATTGACCGCGCCGAGGGTCGAGCCCACATCGGAATATTCGATCAGCTTGCGCGCCACCTCGACGCCGATCCGCTCCTGCGCCTCGGCGGTGGAGCCGCCGATATGCGGGCTCAGGATCACGTTTTCCAGGCCCTGCAGCGGCGAGACGAACTTGTCCCCGGCGCCCTTGGGTTCGACGGGGAATACGTCGATCGCGGCACCCAGCAGATGGCCGTCGCGCAGGGCCGCCGCCAGCGCCTCCAGGTCCACGACATTGCCCCGGGCATTGTTGATCAGGAACGAACCGGGCTTCATCGCGCGGATCTGCTCCGCGCCGATCAGGTTCGCGGTGCTGGCCAATTGCGGGACATGCAGGCTGACCACGTCGCTCTGCGCCAGCAGGTCGTTCAGCGTTTCCACCGGGCTGGCGTTGCCGTGCACCAGCTTGTCGATCACGTCGAAATAGATCACCCGCATGCCGAACGCCTCGGCCAGGACGGACAATTGCGAGCCGATGGAGCCGTAGCCCACGATACCCAGCGTCTTGCCGCGGACTTCCCAGCTATTGGCGGCCGATTTGTTCCAGTCGCCGGCATGACACTGCACGGATTTGGGGAAGATCCGCCGCATCAGCATCACGATCTCGCCCATCACCAGTTCGGCGACCGAGCGGGTGTTGCTGAACGGGGCGTTGAAGACCGGAATGCCATGGGCGCGCGCGGCGGGCAGGTTGACCTGGTTGGTCCCGATGCAGAAGCACCCCACGGCGATCAGGCGATCGGCGGCGGCGATCATGTCCTCGGTCAACTGGGTGCGGGAGCGGATTCCCACGATGTGAACACCTTCCAGCGCCTTGCGCAGGGCCGCGCCCTCCAGCGCCTTGGACAGGCGCGTGACGTTTTCGTACCCATTGGCCTTCAGCAGCGCCACGGCGCTGTCATGAATGCCTTCAAGCAGCAGAATGCGGATCTTGTCCTTGGGAAGGGACAGGTGGCTGGTGGTCTCGCTGCTCATGTCGAATACTCGCGCCTATTCGAAGAAGATGTCGCTCCTATCCGATCGACGGATAAATGCCTAGGGGCGACGTGGACATCGGTGCCATGTGGTGCGGCCGTCAGGCCGGCGCCATCATGCGTGCTTGGGGCTGCCCGTGGTCAGCAGCGACACCACGCCGGGCAGCAGCGCCGGGTCGCCCACCGCCAGTACCGTGCCGTCGCTGTCGGCGTGCAGGGGCCTGCCGTGCCAGTCGGTGACGCGGCCGCCCGCGCCCTCGATCACCGGGACCAGCGCGGCCCAGTCCCAGATCTTCATCGTGCATTCCGCGATGATGTCGACCTGTCCCAGCGCCAGCAGGCCGTAACTGTAGCAGTCTCCACCCCACGTGACACGCTTTGCGTGCCGGCGCAGGGCATCCCAATGCGGTGTGGGCGCGTCGGCGATCATCTCGGGCGAGGTGCAGGACAGTTCCGCCAGGCCGATTTCGGGGCATTCGCGGGTGCCGGCGGTGCCGGGCCAGCGGGATTCATAACGCGTGGGCCGGCCCCGCACGCCGATCCAGCGTTCCCCGGTAACGGGCTGGTCGATGATGCCCAGCACCGGCTCCCCGTCCTGAAGCAACGCGATCAGCGTGCCGAAGATCGGCCGCCCGGTCAGGAAGGCGCGGGTGCCGTCCACCGGGTCGATCACCCAGCAATAACGCGCACCACCGCGTTCCAGGCCGAATTCCTCGCCCAGGACTGCGTGGTCCGGCAGGCGTTCGGCCAGCACGGCGCGAATGGCGCGCTCGGCCGTGCGGTCGGCGATGGTCACGGGGCTCTGGTCGCTCTTGTCGTCGGCGGCGACGCCCATGCGAAAGAACGGGCGGATGACGCAGCCCGCGACGTCGGCCGCGGCCATGGCCGCCGCGACCAGCCGGTCGGCGTCATGCGGGGGCAGGGGCGTGGCCAGGGACATGGTCAGTGGGCTCCGTCCGAAAGCGTGTGCAGGAAGGCGATGATCGCGGCCCGGTCGGCGGCATCCGCCACGCCGGGGAAGGCCATGCGGGTGCCGGGGGCGAAGCGGCCCGGCCCTTCCAGCCAGGACGACAGGGCGTCGTCGGTCCAGCGCTCGGCCTTGTGCGCCGCCAGCGCCGCCGAAAATTCATAGCCCGGCATGTCGCCGATCGCGGTCCCCGGCACGCCGTACAGGTCCGGGCCGATCATCGCCGGTCCGTCCTTGGCGAAGCTGTGGCACATCGCGCACATGCGTGCCGCCAGGGCCTGCCCGGCCTTGGGGTCGGCGTGGGCGACGGCATCGGCGATCGAGGGCGGGGCAGCCGCCGGACCGGAGGCATCGGCCGCCACCGCCGGCTGGGGCAGGACGAAGGCGGGGTGTCCGGGCGTGCCGGACGGAATGGCCACATAGCCGGCCCAGGCACTTGCCCCCAGCGCCAGGGCGGCCACCAGGATGGCGGCTCCGATACGGTTGACGTCCTTGCTGTCCATCCAGGCCTCGATGCTCCTTCTCCGAAAATCGCCTATGAATTTCGGAGGCAGGACACTAGACTGCGGGCCGCCTTGTGTGAAGCATTGCCGGATCGTTCCGTCAGGATCGCATCCCATGTCTGCGAGGTCTCGTGCCCGCACCGGCATTTTTCCATAAGGCCTTCGCTTTCCGCATGAACCCGATCGTCGTCATTCCCGCCCGCATGGCCTCTACACGGCTGCCGGGCAAGCCGCTGGCCATGATCGGCAAGCTGCCCATGATCCTGCATGTCCTGGCGCGGGCCCGGGCGGCCGATATCGGGCCCGTCAT
This genomic stretch from Gluconacetobacter diazotrophicus PA1 5 harbors:
- the serA gene encoding phosphoglycerate dehydrogenase yields the protein MSSETTSHLSLPKDKIRILLLEGIHDSAVALLKANGYENVTRLSKALEGAALRKALEGVHIVGIRSRTQLTEDMIAAADRLIAVGCFCIGTNQVNLPAARAHGIPVFNAPFSNTRSVAELVMGEIVMLMRRIFPKSVQCHAGDWNKSAANSWEVRGKTLGIVGYGSIGSQLSVLAEAFGMRVIYFDVIDKLVHGNASPVETLNDLLAQSDVVSLHVPQLASTANLIGAEQIRAMKPGSFLINNARGNVVDLEALAAALRDGHLLGAAIDVFPVEPKGAGDKFVSPLQGLENVILSPHIGGSTAEAQERIGVEVARKLIEYSDVGSTLGAVNFPTVQLPESPRGTRFMHVHSNVPGIMLQINEIFMSENSNITAQYLQTDGELGYVVVEADTGRDIDKDNRILARLRNLKGTIRARLLYQQP
- a CDS encoding inositol monophosphatase family protein, translated to MSLATPLPPHDADRLVAAAMAAADVAGCVIRPFFRMGVAADDKSDQSPVTIADRTAERAIRAVLAERLPDHAVLGEEFGLERGGARYCWVIDPVDGTRAFLTGRPIFGTLIALLQDGEPVLGIIDQPVTGERWIGVRGRPTRYESRWPGTAGTRECPEIGLAELSCTSPEMIADAPTPHWDALRRHAKRVTWGGDCYSYGLLALGQVDIIAECTMKIWDWAALVPVIEGAGGRVTDWHGRPLHADSDGTVLAVGDPALLPGVVSLLTTGSPKHA
- a CDS encoding c-type cytochrome; the protein is MDSKDVNRIGAAILVAALALGASAWAGYVAIPSGTPGHPAFVLPQPAVAADASGPAAAPPSIADAVAHADPKAGQALAARMCAMCHSFAKDGPAMIGPDLYGVPGTAIGDMPGYEFSAALAAHKAERWTDDALSSWLEGPGRFAPGTRMAFPGVADAADRAAIIAFLHTLSDGAH